One window of Cydia pomonella isolate Wapato2018A chromosome 7, ilCydPomo1, whole genome shotgun sequence genomic DNA carries:
- the LOC133519857 gene encoding 18S rRNA aminocarboxypropyltransferase: MAPGKNRSKRSNQHTERDYAERLNELTVASSDDSDDSSSDREGTEASFTVAMWDLNHCDPKKCSGRKLLRHNIIKNLKLGQRFPGLVLSPVGTQCVSPNDKDIIEKSGLAVIDCSWAKIDETPFGRMKSPHPRLLPFLVAANPINYGKPYQLSCVEALAATMYITGHKKEAQFYLSKFSWGHSFLELNNEALDLYAACTNSKSVLEAQAKYLESAQKEEDTRPMWPPSDSDSEPEEHS; encoded by the coding sequence ATGGCACCCGGCAAAAACCGCAGTAAGCGCTCCAACCAACATACCGAAAGGGACTATGCAGAGAGATTAAATGAGCTTACTGTAGCATCATCAGACGATAGCGATGACAGCAGCTCTGACAGAGAAGGAACCGAAGCCTCCTTTACAGTAGCCATGTGGGATTTGAATCACTGCGATCCTAAGAAATGCTCGGGAAGAAAACTTCTAcgacacaatataataaaaaacttaaagctCGGGCAGCGGTTTCCAGGATTAGTGCTATCTCCTGTTGGCACCCAATGCGTCAGTCCTAATGACAAGGACATTATTGAAAAATCAGGACTAGCAGTCATAGACTGTTCATGGGCTAAAATTGATGAAACACCTTTTGGTAGAATGAAATCACCTCACCCAAGGCTATTGCCTTTTTTAGTCGCAGCCAATCCCATAAACTATGGTAAACCTTACCAACTGAGTTGTGTGGAGGCATTGGCAGCCACGATGTATATAACGGGACATAAAAAGGAGGCACAGTTCTACCTTTCAAAGTTTTCATGGGGTCATTCCTTTTTAGAACTTAATAATGAAGCATTAGATCTGTATGCTGCATGTACCAATAGCAAAAGTGTTCTGGAAGCGCAGGCTAAATATCTGGAATCCGCTCAAAAGGAAGAAGACACAAGACCCATGTGGCCACCCAGTGATAGTGATTCAGAGCCAGAGGAGCACAGCTAG